The sequence below is a genomic window from Anopheles cruzii chromosome 3, idAnoCruzAS_RS32_06, whole genome shotgun sequence.
TCGAGCTTTAGGccaaaatatttcaccgcaACACGCTCGATCTCTTCGTCGATCTCGATCGCCGTGATTGTCGTTGTCTTGAGGCACTCGCGAACGAATGTGCAaagaccaccgccacccaacccgacgatggcgacgggaGTGACGGCTTGGGTGTCTTCCGTAAGTTTCACCGCAAGCTGTACACCGATCGTCATGTATAGGTGATGTTGGCACGCGAGCTGGCCTGGGTCGACGACTTTCTGGGGCGCACGGGATCCTCGGACGCGACTCATTCGAAGGGTTGCTTCCGATTGGACCACCGATTGGTTGGCGAGAAAAATGAGACGTCTCAGCATCTTTCCGTTGTCTCCGATGATTTCCTCCACGACGTACTCCCCGGAAAGAGCACTGTGTCCGGCGTGAATCGTTTCTCGCCGGCCAACCTCAGCACCGATCGAAAGGTAAGGTATGGCGCCCGTAATTCCAGCCGGTGCCAGTGACTTGACACTTTCTCCCAGTTCGCCTTTGACCGTCTCGAGATCCTCGTACCGCTGGCCGCGGTGCATCGTTACGACGGCGAGCCGGTCAAAGTTGGCCGATTGTTGCAGCTTTTGGCGACCGGCCGGAGTCGCGAATAGCCATTCCGTTTCACGTCCTTGTGGCACGATGAAGGCGGCATACTTGCCGCTGCCGCGAGACGGTGCCTTATCCAGGACGTGGATCGTGTACCGTGGGATTTGCTTCTCGGTTGGGTGAAACAGATCGAGAGAAACCTCCGCCATCCCGGCGATGCTGCCTCGGGCCAACCCGTTGCATACCATTGCGGCTTTCTGGGCGGACGCGATGGCTGCAATAAGCTCTTCGGGCCGTTGCACACGTTCCATCTGATCGCCCGCTAGGCACAGTTCGAGGACGCGCATCGGAAGAGCTTTAAACTTTGTCGCCACAACGGCAAACACGACGAGCGATGAGCTGTCCTCATTTGCGGGCTGCCTTCCACCGGCTTCCGCACAGCGCACAATGCGCAACATGAAGTGATGGGCCGGAAAGTGATCCACAATCTCGCGTAGAATGTGTTCTTGAAGCAGCGAAACACAAACGTATCGACCGCCCGTCCGAAGGACGCGAGCGATTTCGCAGAAATACTTCCGCACGGTCGCTAgcaccggttcggtggtgTCGGTAAACAGTGCATCGAGTGTTCCTTTGTCCAGCACTACAGAGAACGATTCAACCGGAAAGGACATGGCCGTGGCATCCATCTGGTTCCAGGTCATCTCCGGGCGTGTGGTGCGATTCGCATCCTGCATCTGCTTGATGACAACGGGCGAGATGTCGATGTTGGTAATCTTTCTACAAAAGGACATAAAGAAAATCGCTGGAACAGGAGGGACGGTGGGAAGCACAGCAGAGCACTTACTTGAAGCCCACATCGTAAAGGTCCATGCTGAGCTTCGAGTTGCCGCAGCCGACCACGAGGAGCTCATCTTTTGGCTTGATGTATTTGTGTAGATGCCCACAAAGTTCTGGATACTCGCCGTACCTGAGTAAAGTGGTGCTTAGTTTCGTTCTCTTCACACCGGAACCCCTTTACCAACCATTCAAACGCCTGTTTGCCGCGCTTGCGGAAAAAGCTGTTCCAATACTCGGTGGAGCCAAAATCTGCGGTCGTTTTTGGCAATAGACTCATCGCGGCTAAAGTTTTTTCAACAAACGCGTTAAATAAATTAGAACAAAATTAGCGTTCGTGATGATTTCATGATTTCATCTTaggaaaagaaggaagaacacgaatgaaaacataaacaagaCCGCATGCTCCGGCAATGGCAGGGCTGTGCTTGATGCTGAACTCACCCGATGAAAAATAGCACTCTTTGTGAATTACGCTCTTTCGAACGATCCTTCAACGAGTCAACGGTAAcgataaatcaaataaacgATAAATCGTTTTGGAATTAAAAAACTATATATTTCAGGTGGGAGATTGTATACTTGAGCCACCTCAACAAATCACGGTTTGGTAGTCTTTGTTGCGGAAGTTCTGCATGGCTTCTATAAGTTTTCGGTCGTTGGTGCCTCGTGGTCTCATTAGATCACGAACGAACCACGAACCAACCTCTGAACCACGATTTTAAGGAGCAAACTGCGCTCACATTCTTTCGCTGGAAAAATACTTACCCCATCATTAAACATATGTTTGTCGTTCAAAGTCAGTTGCTTCGcggaacaaaagaaaaaacttCTTACCACATGCTAATATTAAtcatttgaaaatgaaaaaaatattttatttcacgtAAAAATGATTTTCATTTACATCTGTTTCATTGCTCTTCTTTCCTTCAACCGCAGCGGAGTCGATCCGCGATAGCGTCCTTCGAAAGTGTTGCAAAATTTAGACCATGCTTCGAAATGGTGGTTCAGAGGTTTGGgcgttttattaatttacttttgttgcgcttttttgctgctccatAGTTTCGTTCTCTGCTTTTATACCAAGGCTGTTTTGCTAAGCCTAAATGTGCGGgttgtgttgctgtttttttggttcgtcTAATACATTTACTTTTGTTCAAAAATGGCGTTTGGTTGAGTATTCCCATTTCCCTTTTGCTCACGATCGATTTACGatcgaaacacaaacataTATCATCTTAACAAAGGTGTAGTTCAACAACTTACTGTTTGAGTTACCATGTTCTTTCATTTTGTCTGTGATTGTGAATGTTGCATTTATGTTATTACTGCAATCGTGTATAATTTGCTTTGCTTCTGTTCGTGTTTATCTTACTGCGTTTCCTTCTATTGGCCTTTCATGTATCGAGTGATTGTTGCGATTCTTTAAGTAATACTCTTAGCTGTTGGCTTCCCCTCGTTCCGTTTCCTTGTGTGTGCTACTGTGCACTGGTTAATTCATTAGATAGGAGTTGTTTCTTTGATTGTGTGCGATTTATCTTGCTGACTATCGTCCTCTGCCTGCGTGTACAAAATATAGGAATACTCTTTTCGCAGTTTCGTTTCTCCTGTCCTATGTTTTGCCGAAAGGTTTCACTATTCTGTAGCCATTTTCTACGACATCTTTCCACTAAATGGGTTAccatttgaatgtttttgacGTGTGCTGTGGCCCATGGAATTTTACTGTAATTTAGTTGTGTCTTCCACTCTTTCATTAACAATTTTCATACAAACTTCTTCATTCATATCAAATCTTCTACACTTAAACGTATTTTTGTATTTAATTTCGAGCCAAACTGTTTACCTCCACATCCTTTATCGCCGAACGCGTTGTTCGTTGAGTTTTCATTAAACTAAACCATCATGGCAGTGGTTCGGGGCAGCCGCAATCCTAGGTCGGCGTACTTCTACCATGAACGATGCCATGATGTGGTCAAACCCAAAAAATATCATAACATACGAAGAAATAACGTAGTGTCCTTTTCTAAGTGCAATTCTCTTTAGTTTTGAAGTGATTGCGATGCGGCTCTCCGAATGGCTCGCTGATGACTAGAGAATGACGAACCGAACACGAAGGGCGATTACATCCGTTTACATCAGAAGTAATTTGAACGGGTAACGTATTGTGTTAACAACCCTGCTGTTTTCAATAGTGGCGTATGCACCGCAAGATGGAAGATTCCGTTTCTGTATGAAGTATGAACTGTAAATTAAATGCTGGTTTTCTGGTCTGGTTACTCGCGTGCGCCAGAGTGCGGCTCTGGCGGTCGGTATActattgtttctctttctgtttgtgtgtctgtgtgtttggtttatgCTTGCTGATGCCTTCGAGTGGAAGAGCttggaacgaacgaacagtTCGCGAACCGCAACTGTGTCAATCGGTTCATCGAACTGGCGCGATTCGTCTCATTCCACGCCGACGGACACTGGTAGTAGTTGTAGTAGGGGGGATccattttctattgtttgttgcATTATTCGGTTGATTAATTGGTATCGGTGGCGTACGGCAAGAACAATCGGCCCGCCGGGTGCTACACATCTACACACACAGGCAACAGGCTCCACGGTTGCCATCTGTCGGTCGGAGtcggtttgtgtttgtggtaCGAGAGAGAGGTTAGATATtgttctgctgttgctgtgagTATATACTATTTCAGTTATGGCGTAGTATGGTGTGTATTTATTGTAATATATGCTTTGACTATTGCATCGGTATCGGTGAGAACGCAAATGGCGCGCGGGCCTTGACGTGAGAGGAGGGCTCTGTAACTGAAGCgatttctattgttttcaAACCACACGTGCCGAactccaccaccatcgtcgaTCAGTAGGACACGAGCGAGCGGCGATTTTGACTGGCGATTTTCTTCGATGTCCCCCGACATTGCCcatcgatgatggtggtggtgcgctgcCGAACACGTGTGGCTTGTTTCGTATGTGTTgcatttgatttcattttgtAGCTCCAACGCTCATTTCTATTGCGAGTATGTATGGTTGTGTGGGGTTTTAGGTGTACATGCTATCCATTTTTCTATTGCATCGGTACGCCACGTGCGCGTACCGTGTGACACGGTTCTATTTCCTTATGCGTATGCGGGTACTTTACTTATCAACTATTGAGCCTTTCTCGAACGACAGATGGCACCGGGAACCGACGCGGTCGACAGGCCTCCTGTTCTAGCCGCTCCGGATTCTGCGGTACTTATTGGTTGGTTTGtaatggttttgtttgcaatATTGGTTGTGTTACCGGCTGTCGACCAACGTTTGcgtgcgcctccatttcgGGATGGATGATTACCATACTCTTACGTAAATTGTTTGCACCTTTGTGATCTTGTGGAATAACACAAACGTGGCTGGGGTCACACATTCAACTATAAGTTCCATATGATGAGGCCAACCtactgctggctggcctgtTCGACTGTTGTTACATTTATATACTTCTTGCTTTACAGTTTGAGTTTGGCTCCTCGGGGTGGACGATACAATTTTCTCTATCTTTTCACACCTACCATCCCCACGATCCGATACGTTACTGCGTATCGGGATGGAAAGAATAGACGAAAGAATGTTGGCTGTAAGTTTCTTGACGACTGCCCCGGCGCGACGGTTGGTTCAACTCCCTTCGCTCGAGTTCCGCAGGATGCACATGTGGCTTAAGCACACAAAACTTGCAATAAACATTCTTTTGAGTGATTGCCACTAGCTAATAATGCTACCCTCTATACACAATTGCACCTTACCGTGGATAAACATATTTTACAGttcataaattgaaacattGCACCATTTGTTGAGTATTTCTTCACACatacatgcacacacacacacacaattacACGTGTCACGCGTTCtactttcacacacacacagttctgCTGTCTACTTGCGCAGCAGGATATCGATGGCACGCTTTCCGTTGGCGTTCCGCAGCTCATTGTCGATGCGTTTCTGCAGCAGATTGTACAGCTCGACATACTGGAACTCGGCGGCCGTGTGTAGCGCCGTATTGCCCCGCACATCGGCATGGTTCAGCGGTAGCGCCGGGAACTTGAGCACCTCCCGGACGACGCACGCGTTCCGGGAGAAGACAGCATAGTGCAACGGTGACCGACCGTCCCGATCCAGAACCAGATCCCGATCGAGCGGTAGAACGCCACCGGGCACGATCGCCCTGACGATGCCGAGATTCCGATTGCAGATGGCAGTGTGCAGGATCGACTGCCCGTTGGCGGAGGTCACGGTCGGGCTGGCGCCGTGGCTCAGCAGATAACCGAAGATCGCCTCGTCGCCCGTTTGGGCGCTGATGTGGAGCGCCGTGAAGCCCTCCTTGTTGCGGGCGTCCAGCGTGTAGCCGTGCTCG
It includes:
- the LOC128275007 gene encoding eEF1A lysine and N-terminal methyltransferase homolog: MSLLPKTTADFGSTEYWNSFFRKRGKQAFEWYGEYPELCGHLHKYIKPKDELLVVGCGNSKLSMDLYDVGFKKITNIDISPVVIKQMQDANRTTRPEMTWNQMDATAMSFPVESFSVVLDKGTLDALFTDTTEPVLATVRKYFCEIARVLRTGGRYVCVSLLQEHILREIVDHFPAHHFMLRIVRCAEAGGRQPANEDSSSLVVFAVVATKFKALPMRVLELCLAGDQMERVQRPEELIAAIASAQKAAMVCNGLARGSIAGMAEVSLDLFHPTEKQIPRYTIHVLDKAPSRGSGKYAAFIVPQGRETEWLFATPAGRQKLQQSANFDRLAVVTMHRGQRYEDLETVKGELGESVKSLAPAGITGAIPYLSIGAEVGRRETIHAGHSALSGEYVVEEIIGDNGKMLRRLIFLANQSVVQSEATLRMSRVRGSRAPQKVVDPGQLACQHHLYMTIGVQLAVKLTEDTQAVTPVAIVGLGGGGLCTFVRECLKTTTITAIEIDEEIERVAVKYFGLKLDDRLCVVIDDGVHFLATEVARNARYAALLFDVDSKDPTVGMSCPPAAFIEPDVLANARKLVGAEGLFVLNLVCRNDGLRDATVQRLKHAFRYVLSYKLDEDVNEVFYCTDSEHLRDAASWQGQLRTAADDVNRLARKEKLTREPELIDLSDFLNALKV